The following proteins are encoded in a genomic region of Alosa alosa isolate M-15738 ecotype Scorff River chromosome 10, AALO_Geno_1.1, whole genome shotgun sequence:
- the LOC125302218 gene encoding solute carrier family 2, facilitated glucose transporter member 1-like has translation MDSGGKQVTLQLLLAVGTAVIGSLQFGYNTGVINAPELIIKAFYNETWFDRYETPITKTNLITLWSVSVSMFSVGGIFGSFSVGVFVNRFGRRNSMFMANVLAFISAALMGFSKLAASWEMLIIGRFVVGLYSGLSTGFVPMYVGEVSPTALRGALGTLHQLGIVTGILIAQVFGMESIMGNAAFWPLLLGFTVVPAVAQCCLLPFCPESPRFLLINRNEENKAKNVLKKLRGTSDVSADMQEMKEESRQMMREKKVTIPELFRSPLYRQPMIIAIMLQLSQQLSGINAVFYYSTSIFQKAGVSQPVYATIGAGVVNTAFTVVSLFVVERAGRRSLHMLGLIGMAGSAVLMTIALALLEKLKWMSYVSIVAIFGFVAFFEIGPGPIPWFIVAELFSQGPRPSAMAVAGFCNWTANFIVGMGFQYVEEVCGPYVFVIFTILLLFFFVFTYFKVPETKGRTFDEISAGFRQSSATGAEKHPEELNSLGADSQL, from the exons ATGGATTCCGGTGGTAAG CAAGTGACACTCCAGCTGTTATTGGCTGTAGGAACCGCTGTTATTGGTTCCCTCCAGTTTGGCTACAACACCGGTGTCATCAACGCCCCTGAATTG ATCATCAAGGCGTTCTACAATGAAACCTGGTTTGACAGATATGAGACTCCGATCACCAAGACCAACCTCATCACACTATGGTCTGTCTCAGTGTCCATGTTCTCCGTGGGAGGTATCTTTGGTTCCTTCTCAGTGGGTGTGTTCGTCAACCGCTTTGGAAG GAGGAACTCCATGTTCATGGCCAACGTTCTAGCCTTCATCTCTGCCGCCCTCATGGGATTTTCCAAGTTGGCCGCCTCCTGGGAAATGCTCATCATTGGCCGCTTCGTTGTAGGCCTCTACTCTGGCCTGTCCACGGGGTTCGTGCCCATGTACGTGGGCGAGGTTTCACCCACCGCCCTCCGAGGTGCCCTGGGTACCCTCCACCAGCTGGGCATTGTGACTGGCATCCTAATTGCACAG GTCTTCGGCATGGAGAGCATCATGGGTAACGCTGCGTTCTGGCCCCTCCTGCTGGGCTTCACTGTTGTCCCGGCGGTGGCCCAGTGTTGCCTGCTGCCCTTCTGCCCTGAGAGCCCACGCTTCCTCCTCATCAACCGCAACGAAGAAAACAAGGCCAAGAACG TTTTGAAGAAGCTGCGTGGGACATCGGACGTGAGCGCGGACATGCAGGAGATGAAGGAGGAGAGCAGGCAGATGATGCGGGAGAAGAAGGTGACCATCCCCGAGCTGTTCCGCTCACCACTCTACCGCCAGCCCATGATCATCGCCATCATGCTGCAGCTCTCCCAGCAGCTGTCTGGCATCAACGct GTGTTCTACTACTCCACTAGCATCTTCCAGAAAGCCGGAGTGTCACAGCCTGTGTACGCCACCATTGGAGCTGGTGTGGTCAACACCGCCTTCACAGTGGTCTCG ctcttTGTGGTGGAGCGTGCCGGGCGCCGGTCCTTGCACATGCTGGGATTGATTGGCATGGCTGGCTCCGCTGTGCTGATGACCATCGCTCTAGCTCTCCTG GAGAAGCTGAAGTGGATGTCGTACGTGAGCATCGTGGCCATCTTTGGCTTTGTGGCGTTCTTCGAGATTGGCCCAGGGCCCATCCCCTGGTTCATTGTGGCTGAGCTCTTCAGCCAGGGACCCCGGCCTTCCGCCATGGCTGTGGCCGGCTTCTGTAACTGGACGGCCAACTTCATCGTGGGCATGGGCTTCCAATACGTGGAG GAGGTTTGTGGGCCATATGTGTTCGTGATCTtcaccatcctcctcctcttcttcttcgtcTTCACCTACTTCAAAGTCCCCGAAACCAAGGGCCGGACGTTCGACGAGATCTCCGCCGGTTTTCGCCAGTCCTCTGCCACCGGTGCTGAGAAGCATCCGGAAGAGCTCAACAGCCTGGGGGCAGATTCTCAGCTCTGA